In the Granulosicoccus antarcticus IMCC3135 genome, CGCGGGAAGTGAACGGGCGTGAGAGACCGAGCGCGTGGCTTTACTCAGATTCAGGAGCTGACCGGCAACAGAATGGTGAAAGTGGTGCCTTTACCTTCCTCACTTGAAACCAGGATCTCGCCTCCATGATCTTCAACGATCCCGAATGAAATTGACAATCCCAGCCCTGTGCCTTCTCCTACGGGTTTTGTAGTAAAGAATGGGTCAAAAAGCTTTTCAATATCTTCTGGTTTGATTCCATAGCCGTCGTCAGTGACTCTTATTCTGATCTTGTCATCGATGTCGTCAGTAGAGATTGAGACTGTGCCTCCTTCTTCTATTGCTTGACCCGCATTCATTAGCAGGTTGAGAAATACCTGATTCAGCTCTCCTGTATTGCCACGTACCAATGAGCGACTCAATAGCTCAGTGTGAACATTGCATTTGTACTTCAGCTCGTTATTGACGATTTTTAGTACCGTCGAGATGATTTCATTGGTATCGCAGTCAACCTTGTTTTCTGTGTTTGTGCGAGAGAAGTTCTTCAAGCCGTGGACGATATCGCGAACTCGGGTGGTGCCATCTATCGAGTCTTTAAGAAGTTCTTCGATATCATCATTGATGAAAGCAATGTCCTCCTTTTTCTCCTGTTGTTCTATCTCTGCGGCGATCAGTATTGCTTGATCCGCGTCTGCTGTCGAAAGCTTTTTGTAGTTATGTAGAAGATTCTGGTAAACCCCTACGTACTCTGAAAGGGTATTGAGATTGCTGCGTACAAACCCGATTGGATTGTTGATCTCGTGGGCTACGCCCGCCGCTAGTTGACCGACCGATGCCAGCTTTTCTGATTGAACAAGTCTTGCCTGAGTTTGTGCGACTTGATCGTTTGCAGCACTTAACTGATGGATTTGAGCATTGATTTTCTCTGTGCGACGCTCAACTCTTTGCTCAAGCGTTCGGTTCAACTCTTGTAGCAGTGCATCTTTTTCATTGCGTGATTTTTCAGACAGAGACAAGGCTTCACTCATCTGGTTGAAGGCCTTGGCAACATCGGAGACTTCGTCATTGGATGTTATTTCTATCTGGACCGAATAGTCGCCACTGGAGATCATCTTCGCTGATTTTTGCAGAACCTTCAGCTGTTGTGTCAGGTAGGTTCCCAGTAGAAGCGAGAAGAGCGCAACTAGCGTCATCTCGACAGCTGCAATAATCAGGCTTTGGCGCCGACTCGCATTTATTGTTTCCTGGATGTTGTCGGTATTGATACCGAGCTGAACAGAGCCGTAGCTTATGCCGTTTTCACTTATTTCTGCTGATGTGTCAAAAACATGATCGTCAACACTTTCAAGCGATAGGTCTTCTTGAAAATCTCGCTCCAGGAATATGACATTTCCTAATTCGGAGAAAACCAATCCACTGGCATCGAGAACCCTGACATATTCAATGTCCGGGTTGACCATAAGCTCCTCGCTGAAAGCTTCGAGCGATGCCAGATCGTAGGACAGTACTGGGTCTTTCGTGGTCGTCGCAAACAATGTAGCCGTGGTGTGAGCCCGCTTTAACAGAGCATCACCAGCACTGTCATTCATGAAGCCCAGTACAGTGAGAATCAGATAGGCAAGTAATACTGCCTCAATGAGTGCAATGCCAATGACAGTTTTGAATTTA is a window encoding:
- a CDS encoding sensor histidine kinase codes for the protein MSLKFKTVIGIALIEAVLLAYLILTVLGFMNDSAGDALLKRAHTTATLFATTTKDPVLSYDLASLEAFSEELMVNPDIEYVRVLDASGLVFSELGNVIFLERDFQEDLSLESVDDHVFDTSAEISENGISYGSVQLGINTDNIQETINASRRQSLIIAAVEMTLVALFSLLLGTYLTQQLKVLQKSAKMISSGDYSVQIEITSNDEVSDVAKAFNQMSEALSLSEKSRNEKDALLQELNRTLEQRVERRTEKINAQIHQLSAANDQVAQTQARLVQSEKLASVGQLAAGVAHEINNPIGFVRSNLNTLSEYVGVYQNLLHNYKKLSTADADQAILIAAEIEQQEKKEDIAFINDDIEELLKDSIDGTTRVRDIVHGLKNFSRTNTENKVDCDTNEIISTVLKIVNNELKYKCNVHTELLSRSLVRGNTGELNQVFLNLLMNAGQAIEEGGTVSISTDDIDDKIRIRVTDDGYGIKPEDIEKLFDPFFTTKPVGEGTGLGLSISFGIVEDHGGEILVSSEEGKGTTFTILLPVSS